The genomic DNA GCTGGGTCGTGCGTGATGTAGAGCCATGACCCACCACGAGCTTTCTTCTTAGTTGAATCGTTCAATTTTGGTTTGGGCTGAGAGAGGATTGAGAGTCGACCTGAGCATGAACTTGTAGTGAAGTAAGATGGGTGGTGGTTGATGGTGTCGAGGAGAGGTATGATGGGTTTGTCGAGATAACCTTTGGGAGATTTATCAGTCACCGATGAACGAATTGAAGCTAATCGCAGCTTTCCTCTTCTCGAAATCCATCTCCTTCgagaaatgaaaaaatctctcaattacaaaaaaaaaacagtgactCACGTGTTGACACGTTTCCTAGAGCTGGGATTAAAACTGTTCTacattaaaacccaaaatattgaTCTTAGACcacaaaccaatttttttatattaaaaacggGCTTAGAACACTCCATCTGATGCCCCGTTAATGATGGCCTTAGtaatctcttttctctttctgaaaTTAACAGTCACAATCTTTAGCattgaaagagaaagacaatAATGATCCATATATAAGAAACTAGTTTAAGGGAAAAATAAATCCGTGTGaacaaaaatgtcaaatataATATTCACTGCCGCCTCTTCATCAACggtcagaaaaacaaaaaaatttacttttgtAGATTATAGTAATAGTCATAACTCATTGTTCATTAACATGTTGTCGTGTTATTGACAATGACTTATTGTTTACAGAAAAAAGACAAATGATGGTGAAAGAAAAAGTTTACTACAAGTAATGGAAGTCTTCTTGCAACCGTTCAAGCTTGTGTCGAAGTTTGTTAACTCTTCTAAAATGTTAATGGGAGGTTCTCTCCAGTTTTCTCGATATACTCAAGCCTAAATTTGTCGTGTTATTGTATCCCCAAAGCATTTTAGAAGAGAGTGTATTTGATCCTATTCctatttgggatttttttttttttttttttttttttttttNTCTCTCCCTGAATCTCACATGGACTTTATCAACATCACCGTTTGCATCTCTTTTGTGCCCATGCAACACTAGTTGATATTAAACATTAAGTCACGTAAACACTTGactaattgataaaaaaaaataacctaaTTGACAAAAAAGGTTTATTTGGACCGGCGCACCCATGCATTTATTTGTAGATTTAAATGTAAAAGTACACAACGAGATGGTAAATTAGAAATAGGTAATAACGTTAGTGTATATAGGAAACAGTGGAACACATCATAATACATACTGCTGATTCGATCCAAAATAGTACTAATAATATCGTTAAATCGAGCTCTTTCGTATCATTGACCAAATCAATAAAGATTATTCTCATAAAATCGACAATATCTATAAATTTACTAAATTCGCTCTACATCTATCTACCAAATTAATAAGGTtcctaaaatcaacaaaatatcataaagatacaaactatttttcaaaaaaactttCTACCATCTCCTTAAAAGTTTgacacaaaacccaaaaaaaatagacttcattaaaaaaaaaaaaaatctcacaaacaaacataaaatacaacctaaattataaattattaaaatattttttaaaatatataaatatatactagtCCGCaggttaaaattataaaatgatcTTTACTAAGTCATGATAGATGTGCTACTTTGCAGTTGGAAAAATGTGCAACATGATCAGACAGTACAAATATTGTTCATTGATATATGATTGATATTGGATTCTATTTGATTATTGTGGAGTGATATAATATACTCGATTATTGATAGCAATAAATCTCTTAGTTGTGAGATATTTGAGGCTGATATATAATTAATCTGCTAAACTTATAGAAATTAATAGATTTGATACTAAGATAGTATAgacacataaaacaaaattatctagAGATACATTCatattcatcatttttaaagTAGATCATTAAGGAATTAGGATCAAATTATACCTCCTAACCctaaaaatagatatatctaACATTTTCAAATTTGCATTGGAAAACTTATAAACTGGTGTTGCTTGAAAAGCAGGATAAGCCAAAATTTTCATATTCTTCTCTGTAAAATCACTGTTTGGCTAGATCTGAACATAAGTCGGAGAGATATCACCTTTAGTAGTAGAACCAAATAAAGCTAATGGATTGCCTtcctcactacaagaaaatatttatattgcaAGATATTAAGTTATCGCAAAAGATcaatatctatactattaaaagggaagcattttaaataaaaagacataGGGTTAGACATTATTATAATGAAATGTCACTGAAATCAGAATTAGGATATGTATAATCTTTGAagccaaacaaatatcaattaataaGGAATTGTGGAGCCAAACAGATATTAGCCAAGAAAATCAGAAATGTatccaaataaatataaaataagaagTTTCCTAAATAATGCATCATAAATAAATCGTATCAGTTTCAATAATTAAGGTAATCGCATTTTAAttactcaatattttagaaAGTTGTTTAAAGTTGTTTCCATAACAATCAAAActtaaattcgaaattatatatatatatatatatatatataaacttatttgattGGATTTTATACTGTGAGATAattacggaaacaacaaatcaatttaatataattaaatataaaaaaatcaaaacaataacaatatgTTTACTTTATATGTAAACAGTCATATTGACAGTCTACCAAGTATAACAAACATTTTCCTTTATCGAATTGTATTGATAATAGTTCtaaatgtactttaaaaattagtaattgttatcttatttatataaactaCTAACCAAATTTTTTGGAGTAATTTTAGGAACCataactattaaaaaatatatatttttaataatgaaatattttcctATAAACCTAAATTGTGACagcttatttgtttttgtataaatacTACTTGACAAACCGATTACTCAGATTCATTTATGTAGCtctattaaaatatatcttctgatgtttctgtagttccattaaaattaaaatatattttctggtGTTTTTCTCACATAActtattgatttgtttcagaTCTTCGTCCAGATAAATTAACCCAATGACATCGTGAGTATctagaagcaaaaaaaaaagcaaaagatgcAACAATTAAGTTATTATTAGCAATTGAAGAGGTAAGTCACTACActaataataaattaagttcatatattatatagtctctAAATTATAtggtataataaaatataatgttattGTTGACACATAACCCtcaagtaaataatatatatagtctaaGCAGATTTTTGAACCGCATGATTGAAAGacctttaaaaattatttacaattgACATAGCAGAATAGAAGGTGTGAAAGATGAGCATGCAAGGTCATAAACGGAGTAGTATAATCAACTAAATCAAGGGACTTTAATCTTTACTTTACTTGTGAATAATTTTACTGTTTCTATATAGATGAAAAGAACATGTAATCATAGTAGATCTATGCATCTATCCACACATAgtgtaagatatatatgtgtggtacaaaagataaattgtttattaatatattttataaaactgttttaaaattgtaaattcacaGTTTCTGTTTAATATTTGACTAAAGCGTAGAATATTTATGACCCGCTGGATCTGGTCAAATAAACAAGTAAATCTTTGTTTATAAACTAATTGAATTAAAACCAATAACTTGATAACTAGCCAAAATTTAGAAACGTTGTTTTTAAAGTTTCCATAACAATTGAGGTTATTAAGATTGATATTGTATATATTccaacttatttaattttggaattatattatttgatattttaaaacacgatcatctaatttaatattattcaGTAAATACAAATCGTCAATTAATAtactagatttttatttttttaaaaaaataaacgaagctatactaattaattcatactaaaacaaatggaaaaaaaaaagtaaaaacaaatatgaattcctattatattttcaattataaaaacatttacTATAATTGTCATATATAATCTAaccataatttaatatttttaaaagtagcACATTCCTCCTATAAATTTGGAGTTTAGATTCATTAGTATctcaaaaatttgaatatcataaatttccgaaattattaattcaaaaatatactaattgaaaattttagggATCTTCGTTTCCTaagttaaaaattcaaatttttattgttaaggATAGATTTAATAGATAAATAATAGTAACTATTAagattctaataatttttttatattgttattaattaaTGCTCATAAATTTTAAGGTGCAagtaaaatttacaatttttggttaaaattgaATTGACATAAACCTAATTTAGTATACAATATATGTATTTGTCATCGACAAAGGTCCGATTTATAGTCAATCCCAACTACACGGGATAATGCGATTTATCGAAATCGAAATTTGGTGAGATCGGTCGCAGAGATGGTGTTGTAACCACTTAGCTAAAAACACTTCCCACAATATATCTCTTATATGTAAATACTATGCATATGTTTTTTGTGGATTATCAAGTTTAACATAATAGTTGCTGATCACTAACCCTGATCACATTCGATCCGGGTTAGCTATCATGTCAATCTAAATGATAACAACTTGATGAATGCAAATCAATATAAGTTTGTGTTATAAATgctatatcaaataaatatatctacTAATAAAACTTCGTACATATATGCATGTTTGAATCTCTTACATATTCTTTATTcgttggactaaaatatacaagattaaataaaacttaacaTATAAGGAATGTAACGTATTTACTGTCCCAAAATAACATACCACATTTCTcttaccatttttttaatatgattatcTTTGTtgataacataaacaaatccGATCATTCTTTTGTCTAAAccgaataaaaaaaatcaaatacaaaattggTAGAATATGGATATTGAATGTTGATAAcatttctaaaaagaaaaatacatttacaaacataacttcatatattataaagcaaatttagtttttgaaatcaaaccctacacGTACGTGCGGATCCGAATCtagtttgattttataatgtTGCTAATTAGGCATTGCAAATTCATAATTAATGCATAGATGTGGCAGTTTACAATAAATCAATTCCTTGTTAATTTGTTGTATCAATGCTACAATTATTTTGCAGCAAACTTGTTGTTGAATTACAACGTGTATTTGCAATTCTAAATTATCATAAATCATCGCTACATCAAATTTATACCCTTGTCGAATTACAACGTGTTTTTTGCAAAATATCCTTGTTGCATGATGggatgataaaaacaaaaaaattatggcaAAACTATTGTCGCATATGCGAATATGAACACTTTTGctagaattttgttttccatatatgttatttaactacagcatatattaatattgaatttgattattaaataaatattacaagaaAAGAGGAATATATTAACCAACTAAATATTGCAATATCTACCGGttataacaataaatatttacaaaaacaatacaTAAGTGATCTTAAGTGAGTATATTGAACAAATAGTTGTAATGACAAAGTGATCTTAAGTGAGTATATTGAATGAAtggttgtaacttgtaatgagtaaatgtaattttctaataaactaattataaatataaaatatatttaatctttGGTGAAGATGTATCAAggaaaattatagtaaaaatacacaacttttataaataaaatacatattctACAAAGATTTAAGATAAATTGACACAgctctaaattatatatttacaactgtatttgatatttctatattgttataatcattttaaaaatctttagttagattatagaataacattgtgtattggatattaatattcaaatgattttgattcaacaaaacagaaaatatgtttcaacgaaaaagacaatatatatagagtttgaaagatatgaatattgaatagacacaactattaaaatataaagtagtgatgagaaaatataaataaaatatagtggaAAGACATAACTTTACAATGCACCGATGCAACcgtataaattatttttcaaaaaattataatttgtttttttatggaaAGGTACgactaaaaattataattgttgataacatttattcagattgttattactATTATATAGATTAACTATAAAATGAAAGGTGTACATGCTAAGTAAAAAGAAGTTCAAAAGATTCAAATGTCAAAGGCAATTAGGAAATATAACAACATTCCCGTATCTAAATCTAAGGAAaccagtttttcttttttatgtttataagtGTTAACCATAATGACAAATGacaatgatgatgaacaatgttattaataacataatagtaataataacaaCCAACAACTGCAATAAAAGAAGGGAATTATTTGTTCATGATTTCAAAGTCATCATTCATCCACCAGCTTCAATTATGATCTAGCCCCTAACTTCAACTCTCTCAGTCGGTCAAATCCTAATTCACCTTTCACtttattatcttatcatttatatatgatttgtgttcAATACGTCGCTAATGTAACTTTTGGTAGCACTGTTGAATCGAAGTTACGGGATCATAATGAATAAGAACACACACAAACTACACAAATTTGTTTCAGTAATGCGCAGAGACGCAatggtttctttctttatttttttcataaattcaaAAGAATCGGTCAAAACAACCCACACAAATTTCTTAtatttcggatttttttttttttttttgtgtgtgcaccCTTTCGGATTAAAACTTAAGCATGCTTAGTAAGAACATAAACGTAATCTGAAAACTAaggatgaaacaaaaaaataaattaatagtcGGTTTTACAAGCTATGTTGGTTTACAAAAatggtaattttaaaaaatttcctaaaatgaTAATGAATATAGTTACAGtagtatttaattaatattttatgtttttattaattcaattttcagaaaaaaagaaaaaaaaaactatctcaAAAAAATACTGTActtgtttaaagtttttaatacagtacatttttattactattaacGATGAATTCTAatctttaaaacttataattgattattatttgtttagaGTTATAGAAATTTACTAATCACAAAATAATGTATAATGTATTTATAATCAGTTGTTGATATGATTTCATATTGAAGGGTTGTAAGACTCATCAAAAATTCGAAATCCTTTTGAAAGgttcaaacagaaaaaaaaaaaaaatctatatatacatgtgaTTCATATAATGTCAAAAGGTTATTGTAAAAACTTGTAAacgaaaagtaaaaaaacatttaaactaaaatataaaaataagtagTTCTCTTAAAAATATCACAAGATcgtttttttctaatattttcttaCAACTTCACAAAAGGAAAACATTATTGCTAAAAGAATCCACATAACACACATGTGAAATAGAGTTTactacaaaaatacaaattagaGGTTGTTAGAAAATCGCGCAAACTCAAAAtgtcaaacaattaaaaagtaATGTGCCGCCTGCTATTTTATGACACTCTGAGTCTCTCTGACTAATACACATTTTCCTCTGTATTATcagaattaaataattatttattgtaaGCAAAAAATTAATAACGTTTTAAAATCTAGCGTTTTCGAAGCCGTGCAAGTCGCTCTTCTTCATCATAGCCAACTTAGCCAGCTTTTCAGCCGCTCTCCACGCTGACGCTGGAGTCAACGGCTCACCATTTTCATCCATCAGCATCATCGCCGTAttcgtctctctctcgctcCCTCTCCGCCGTTGGATATGTTGCTGCTGGTACTGGCTTTGATAATCCATTAGTTGTTGTCCTCTCCACTGAACTTCTACAAGCTCTGCCTCCACGACTTTTATGTACTCCGCTGCCTCCGCGGTTCCTGACTGGCCTAGTAACGCACGCGCCGACGTAAGCAAGTGGTGTGCGCTTGTGCATTCTCCATACTCCACGAGCCTACGTGACTCGGCAACAGCCCGAGTTGCGATGAAGAGGCTTCTAAGCCGTTCGATTctaggagaagatgatgatcgaACGGCTTGGGGAACGCGTAGAGACTGGTCCCGTCCATACACAACTTCTTGTGTCGATGGGTCCTTGTAAAGACCTCTAACTGACAAAACTTGGTTGGCCCTAGTGGCTGTTGACGGGACCCTAAGCTCTANTCAGCCGCTCTCCACGCTGATGCTGGAGTCAACGGCTCACCATTTTCATCCATCAGCATCATCGTCGTAttcgtctctctctcgctcCCTCTCCGCCGTTGGATATGTTGCTGCTGGTGCTGGCTTTGATACTCCATTAGTTGTTGTCCTCTCCACTGGACTTCTACAAGCTCTGCCTCCACGACTTTTATGTACTCCGCTGCCTCCGCGGTTCCTGAATGGCCTAGTAACGCACGCGCTGACGTAAGCAAGTGGTGTGCGCTTGTGCATTCTCCATACTCCACGAGCCTCCGTGACTCGGCAACAGCCCGAGTTGCGATGAAGAGGCTTCTAAGCCGTTCGATTctaggagaagatgatgatcgaACGGCTTGGGGAACGCGTAGAGACTGGTCCCGTCCATACACAACTTCTTGTGTCGATGGGTCCTTGTAAAGACCTCTAACTGACAAAACTTGGTTGGCCCTAGTGGCTGTTGACGGGACCCTAAGCTCCACtagaagctctctctcttcccctgCGTAGAGGTCCCCAAGCCGGACTGACCCGGAACCAGAACTCACCAACGTAGGCCTTCCATTACATAGATAAACGGCTGAGATTTCACATGGTCCAGATCCTGATCCAACTCGAATTTGGATCCTGAGATCTTGAACCACTACACTAAGTAATCCTCCTATGCATTTTGCAAAAGCCTCCTCTGCAGGGGCATTGCTACACCCACCACTCTCTCCGAAGCCATGCTCAGTAACAGGGATCTCAATGTGGGCAAAGCGTGTTGATCCCACATGGGCTATTGTAGACCGTTGATTTGTGTGGACTTTACTCGACTGACCCTGACCGTCCGATAAAAGTACGATGCTCGCAACTGGGTTTCTCTCCCTACGATCTTCAAGAACTCTCGACGCCTTTTTAAAAGCGTCGCTTGTATTAGAAACTTGACCACAAAGCAACCCATCAACCACTGCTCCGGCTGAGCGTTTGCCGTGCTCCGTCATTCTCTTCAGCGGGAGAAGTCTCTTGGGAGCAGTCGTGACAACGGCAACGATTGAGAGCCGATCAGAAGAGCCAAGAGAGGCTATCACAAGCCTCATTGCTCGTTTGACCATTTGAAGTTTCGCACCGTTCATTGTTCCACCTGCGTCAACTACAACCACAAGATCCACCGGCGCACGTTGAGACGGATCTAAAAGCCTACGTCCTACCCCGCCTCTAGCAGCTAAAGGCGGCGGCGCCTTCACCGTTAGAGCCACTGCACGAGTCTCGTAGCCAAACCCAACAGAGACAACGGCAGCTTCAGGTAACAAACTCACCTGCACGTTTCCAAAATCTCGACCACTAGCTGGAATCTCATGAGTTTTGACGGCAAAAGAAGGGTTCGGATCCACAACAAATCCCTTGAACTGAGCCAcgtcatcttcctcttctcctccaCAATTCTCATCAGCTTCAGGTATAGGAACAAACCTCGGCGAAAGCAAAGGCTCATCATCGTCGTAAAATCTCGAGTAGTCACTTTGCTTTGGCCTCGGTTTCGCTCTAGGAGAAGACGTGACAACAACGCGCTTCTCCTGGACTACAACAGAGTCGTCGAGGGGAGACTCATTTGCATTCCGATGAGGAGCAAGGAGAGAAGCATCTTTCCAAATAGAACTACAAACAGGACAAACAAGCTTGCCGTGTTTACGTACGTAGTCGGCAATACAAGGGAAATGAAATGCGTGTGAACACTCCGCCGTATACTTCGCCGTACCTTGCCCTGTTTTCACGCTGTTCAAACATATCCCACAACTActctgcaaacaaacaaaaacaataaaaatcatcagaaaacataaCTTTAAATCTATCTGAGTTCTCTTTGTTGCTGATAATATGTTTCTTACTCTGAATTTGAAGCTGTTGCGAAACAGAGAAAGCTTTAAAGGCGAGCGAGGCGATGAAGGGTTAGAGCTACCGGCCAAAGACAGTCTTGGACTCTTTGTAGCCGATCTTGGCGTCGGGATATGTTCCGCTGTCGGAGTCTCGGCATCGTTGGTCCGACAACGTAGGCCCGGACTAGAACTCAGTCGGGGAGTCGAAGGATTACTTCCACCAGAGAGAAAAGCTAGCTTAACGCAGCTTCTTGGGCTAGGACTTGGGGTAAGATTGTAGCGGGTTTGGTTCTTGTCAAGATCCGGCGCTGCAGCGTCGCTGTTTCTAGGAGCGGTGGTGCAAAATGCTCGTCGCCAACCAGTACCCATAGccgtatattaaaaaaaaatcttgggttgtgtgttttttgtttgttttttccaaGATGGAGAGATttacaaaaccaagaaaaagaagaggaagaagataaagattgAAAGATTGtggcagagagaagaagacaaaggaaaCGGTGGTGACAGTTTCGGATTTGTTATGGTTAAtggttttggtctctctctcaattGTTGTTATTTTATCTCTGCATCTCAGAATGGGGAGATCTGTagagttttaatataaaaatgtttttttttctttattgtccAGATTCCAAGtctggtctctctctcttcttcttcatcttcttcttctacgatATATAAGCATAAAATATATACACTGTAGCTGGATTGTGCATTTAATTTCTTGGGATTTCTTATTGATGGCGCGAATGTcgaaaaattaagaagaaaagtttttttttttttaactctatttaGAAATATCTTAATTTAGTAGTACTAGTTTATGAAAAATGACgaatttcatttaataattgaaaaaaatgtaaacaaaaaatgttCAATTTAATAAATGACAAGAGGATATTTTGTCCTAGACATATGAAATACAAAAGATTTTTTCCGAATATTTGACGTTTTTCTATGGAACCAATAATTAATTTTCTGTTACATATTGTTTTCTTACGTAAACATCCAACGTAATGAACCTTTTATACTTGTTTTACGTGTATCATACCAGTTTTTGTATAGTATATGTCATTTTCTATGTCATGTTTCATATAGATATCTTAATCCAAATTTTTATCGTATTAAATGTTGGCTTATTAATATAAGGAGATaccaaataagtatatttttagatggttattttaaaaaatactaacatGTTACATTTTCACTTATATATTCTTGCTagtattttctatttataattttagaaattgttaTTAACCTAAATACTtctttatttgttaattattaaatttttatcgTTCCTTTttcaacttgttttttctttgcttcGGATCTCATATCTCTCATCAAATCTCATATACATGTATGTGTTTGTGTCATTCTtttgttagaaaatatatagatatattatccATCTCTAAAcattcaaacccaaaaaaaaaatcatttaatctATAAGCTATAAAAAGTAATGTAATAATAGGTATTGTGACCACACTTATGTAATGTCAAAGACCAAAATTAAAGACGTTACCGTGACTGTTTATCGAAATGATCCGTCCAAACGCATTTATCGTGCAAGCAAGCCTACGTCCAAAATTTTTTCAGTCGCATATCGTATACTGCATTTAAACCATTCGAAGAACAAAGCACATGACTTAAGAGTTAAGAGAATTTAACAGCCCATATGAGAAAGAGATCACAACCAATTTCGGTATCCCAGGCTGAAGATTCGTTTCTTAGACCaagaacataattaaagaaGGAAACTGTAGTATTCATTATAATTAAACCGAATATGaatgattacaaatttacaaagtACAACAACTCATTAACTGTTTTATGTATATTACTCCTATCTATCATTGATCTTCGCTGACCACATGACCACCGTGCAGTAAATCCAAAATGATGGtccaacaaataaaatcaaattagttaattgttaatgtttttaaaatgaaGTTATTgagcaaaaataaaagtttcttgttttctaTGTTCAAGAtgtataacaattttttatttagtctTTTCATagtcaaaccaaataaaataacttatatacataattagtaaaagtttttcaggtgttttaaaattgtttaatatatataaaatataaaacatgctgataaataaataacagtAAAATAGCAAATTGAAGAAAGAAggcaagaagaaaaaagaagtaaaggGAGCACATGTCCTGAAATGGAAGCCGTGTTTTGTAGGCAGGTAGTTAAAGATGCGACCCTTAATAATACATTCACATGCCTCTTAATCAACATGGTTTATATATCTTCATAATCATTTCACAACCAACCTTTAATTGTATTAatgctagtatatatatatatatatattgttttttaattgatttttgttaatcAATTAGTGTGTGGGTcgacatatattttcttttatcgtTATAATATTCCCCTTTGTGTCCTGTCCTACCTTATGTTCATGGCGTCTTTAAACATTCAACAATTCCCAATAAACGAATTATGAGAACTTAACGATACATGTATTTTAAAAGAATCCACTAGTCAACGCTACCAAGAACAGATATA from Camelina sativa cultivar DH55 chromosome 2, Cs, whole genome shotgun sequence includes the following:
- the LOC104724176 gene encoding uncharacterized protein LOC104724176 isoform X1, with translation MGTGWRRAFCTTAPRNSDAAAPDLDKNQTRYNLTPSPSPRSCVKLAFLSGGSNPSTPRLSSSPGLRCRTNDAETPTAEHIPTPRSATKSPRLSLAGSSNPSSPRSPLKLSLFRNSFKFRSSCGICLNSVKTGQGTAKYTAECSHAFHFPCIADYVRKHGKLVCPVCSSIWKDASLLAPHRNANESPLDDSVVVQEKRVVVTSSPRAKPRPKQSDYSRFYDDDEPLLSPRFVPIPEADENCGGEEEDDVAQFKGFVVDPNPSFAVKTHEIPASGRDFGNVQVSLLPEAAVVSVGFGYETRAVALTVKAPPPLAARGGVGRRLLDPSQRAPVDLVVVVDAGGTMNGAKLQMVKRAMRLVIASLGSSDRLSIVAVVTTAPKRLLPLKRMTEHGKRSAGAVVDGLLCGQVSNTSDAFKKASRVLEDRRERNPVASIVLLSDGQGQSSKVHTNQRSTIAHVGSTRFAHIEIPVTEHGFGESGGCSNAPAEEAFAKCIGGLLSVVVQDLRIQIRVGSGSGPCEISAVYLCNGRPTLVSSGSGSVRLGDLYAGEERELLVELRVPSTATRANQVLSVRGLYKDPSTQEVVYGRDQSLRVPQAVRSSSSPRIERLRSLFIATRAVAESRRLVEYGECTSAHHLLTSARALLGQSGTAEAAEYIKVVEAELVEVQWRGQQLMDYQSQYQQQHIQRRRGSERETNTAMMLMDENGEPLTPASAWRAAEKLAKLAMMKKSDLHGFENARF
- the LOC104724176 gene encoding uncharacterized protein LOC104724176 isoform X2, with the translated sequence MGTGWRRAFCTTAPRNSDAAAPDLDKNQTRYNLTPSPSPRSCVKLAFLSGGSNPSTPRLSSSPGLRCRTNDAETPTAEHIPTPRSATKSPRLSLAGSSNPSSPRSPLKLSLFRNSFKFRSSCGICLNSVKTGQGTAKYTAECSHAFHFPCIADYVRKHGKLVCPVCSSIWKDASLLAPHRNANESPLDDSVVVQEKRVVVTSSPRAKPRPKQSDYSRFYDDDEPLLSPRFVPIPEADENCGGEEEDDVAQFKGFVVDPNPSFAVKTHEIPASGRDFGNVQVSLLPEAAVVSVGFGYETRAVALTVKAPPPLAARGGVGRRLLDPSQRAPVDLVVVVDAGGTMNGAKLQMVKRAMRLVIASLGSSDRLSIVAVVTTAPKRLLPLKRMTEHGKRSAGAVVDGLLCGQVSNTSDAFKKASRVLEDRRERNPVASIVLLSDGQGQSSKVHTNQRSTIAHVGSTRFAHIEIPVTEHGFGESGGCSNAPAEEAFAKCIGGLLSVVVQDLRIQIRVGSGSGPCEISAVYLCNGRPTLVSSGSGSVRLGDLYAGEERELLVELRVPSTATRANQVLSVRGLYKDPSTQEVVYGRDQSLRVPQAVRSSSSPRIERLRSLFIATRAVAESRRLVEYGECTSAHHLLTSARALLGQSGTAEAAEYIKVVEAELVEVQWRGQQLMDYQSQYQQQHIQRRRGSERETNTAMMLMDENGEPLTPASAWRAAEKLAKLAMMKKSDLHGFENARF